From one Halodesulfovibrio sp. MK-HDV genomic stretch:
- a CDS encoding TetR/AcrR family transcriptional regulator has translation MKRDIILDTAARLFAERGFSNTPTSLLAKEAGVAEGTIFRHFRTKDDIFLTLITNVKNQLIEDIEKYLEVREPENALEKVESVIKSFYVFVKKNHMEFSLIFRDAPTRYCGNSEDFFIQIKEIYAYVTGYLCDSIDEGKLDGSIIADIDAQETADMLMATMVGLVRGMHFGFIEPSDNMLKTVLRNFKKILC, from the coding sequence ATGAAACGCGATATTATTCTTGATACTGCTGCACGTCTTTTTGCTGAACGTGGATTTAGTAACACACCTACCAGTCTTCTCGCCAAAGAAGCTGGTGTTGCAGAAGGAACAATCTTCCGCCACTTCCGTACTAAAGATGATATCTTTCTTACACTCATCACGAATGTAAAAAACCAGCTCATTGAAGATATTGAAAAATATCTTGAAGTTCGCGAGCCGGAAAATGCACTCGAAAAAGTAGAATCCGTAATAAAGTCTTTTTACGTCTTCGTAAAAAAGAACCACATGGAATTCTCTCTTATCTTCCGCGATGCTCCAACCCGTTACTGTGGTAACAGTGAAGACTTCTTTATTCAGATCAAAGAAATCTACGCATACGTTACTGGCTACCTTTGTGACTCTATTGACGAAGGCAAGCTTGACGGTTCAATTATTGCGGATATTGATGCTCAGGAAACAGCGGACATGCTCATGGCTACTATGGTCGGTCTTGTTCGCGGCATGCATTTTGGCTTTATTGAGCCATCTGACAACATGCTCAAGACTGTTTTACGGAATTTCAAAAAAATTCTTTGCTAG